A genomic stretch from Candidatus Krumholzibacteriia bacterium includes:
- a CDS encoding efflux transporter outer membrane subunit, whose protein sequence is MRRSLVTLALLLTGCASAPDRRPPTIEVATPGTYASTAVPGWSAATNPADWWSGFDDTVLDSLVSEALGNNMDIRAAAARVDAAAAAARITRADQWPQLSAGGRAQKSESKIIGFPIPGGGDVLTVRSEQFGVSLDMSWEIDLWGRIRKGEEAALAELGASWADLAAARMSIAAQTAKAYFALIEAERQVAFADTSVASVARTVDQVRHRYEQGVRSSLDLRIALTILANVEALRVRRLQQRATAARQLEILMGRYPAAEVATRGTMPDMTGPVPGGLPSELLIRRPDLVAAERRYAASESRVSQARRAFFPRITLTGSAGTTSNDLNDLVDLDFGVWNIAAGLVQPIFQGGRLRANLSQSHARADLSLAAYVQALLVAFNEVEQALTAEALLAERERHVAEATRQSRAAYRLAQREYEAGLTDYIAVLETQRSAIAASSELITVQRERLDARINLHLALGGGFDIESQWNDFLLEMTSADGGAK, encoded by the coding sequence GTGAGACGCTCCCTCGTCACGCTGGCATTGCTGCTCACCGGTTGTGCATCGGCTCCCGACCGGCGCCCCCCCACCATCGAGGTCGCCACGCCCGGCACCTACGCGAGCACCGCCGTTCCGGGATGGTCCGCGGCCACCAATCCGGCGGACTGGTGGTCCGGGTTCGACGACACCGTGCTGGATTCGCTGGTCAGCGAGGCGCTCGGGAACAACATGGACATCCGCGCGGCCGCCGCCCGCGTCGATGCAGCCGCGGCGGCGGCGCGCATCACGCGCGCCGACCAGTGGCCGCAGCTCAGCGCGGGAGGGCGCGCGCAGAAGTCGGAGAGCAAGATCATCGGGTTCCCCATTCCGGGTGGTGGCGACGTCCTCACCGTGCGCAGCGAGCAATTCGGCGTCTCGCTGGACATGAGCTGGGAGATCGATCTGTGGGGCCGCATTCGCAAGGGAGAGGAAGCCGCACTCGCCGAGCTGGGCGCAAGCTGGGCGGACTTGGCCGCGGCGCGCATGTCCATCGCCGCGCAGACCGCCAAGGCGTACTTCGCGCTGATCGAGGCGGAACGCCAGGTTGCGTTCGCGGACACGTCCGTTGCGAGCGTGGCGCGGACGGTCGATCAGGTGCGCCACCGCTACGAGCAGGGTGTGCGCAGCTCTCTCGATCTGCGCATCGCGCTGACCATACTGGCCAACGTGGAGGCACTGCGGGTGCGCCGCCTGCAGCAGCGGGCCACCGCGGCACGGCAACTCGAAATCCTGATGGGGCGCTACCCGGCCGCCGAGGTCGCCACCCGCGGCACCATGCCGGACATGACCGGCCCGGTGCCCGGCGGACTCCCCAGCGAGCTGTTGATCCGGCGTCCCGACCTGGTGGCGGCGGAACGGCGCTACGCGGCGTCCGAGTCCCGGGTGTCGCAGGCGCGGCGCGCGTTCTTTCCCCGCATCACGCTCACCGGGAGCGCCGGCACCACCAGCAACGACCTCAACGACCTCGTCGACCTGGACTTCGGCGTGTGGAACATCGCTGCGGGGCTGGTGCAGCCCATCTTCCAGGGGGGACGACTGCGCGCCAACCTCAGCCAGTCCCACGCGCGCGCCGATCTGTCGCTCGCAGCCTACGTGCAGGCGCTGCTGGTCGCCTTCAACGAGGTGGAACAGGCCCTGACCGCGGAGGCCCTGCTGGCCGAGCGCGAGCGCCACGTGGCCGAAGCCACGCGCCAGTCGCGCGCCGCCTACCGGCTGGCACAACGCGAGTACGAGGCGGGCCTCACCGACTACATCGCGGTCCTGGAGACACAGCGATCCGCGATCGCCGCCAGCAGCGAACTGATCACCGTGCAACGCGAGCGCCTCGACGCCCGCATCAACCTTCACCTCGCTCTGGGCGGGGGCTTCGACATCGAATCCCAGTGGAACGACTTCCTTCTCGAAATGACGTCCGCGGACGGAGGGGCGAAATGA
- a CDS encoding TetR family transcriptional regulator, producing MNDPTKERILDAAERMFAENGVAATSLRAIMKEAGANMAAVHYHFGSREGLLEALMARRAEPVNRRRLELLDAIEQRHLRGVIPAEDIVRAFCAPALEMLGDPQRRHVSRLIGRIVMEAPDSAAMTRIFGTTARRFVSAIQRAAPHITEDEAWVRLHFMVGTMVFTLTAPRSPVCDPSMSVDTQTVLEQLIAFASAGLAAPCAAESGKE from the coding sequence GTGAATGATCCCACCAAAGAGAGAATCCTGGACGCGGCGGAGCGCATGTTCGCGGAGAACGGAGTGGCCGCGACCTCGCTGCGCGCCATCATGAAGGAGGCCGGCGCCAACATGGCCGCCGTGCACTACCACTTCGGCTCGCGCGAAGGGCTTCTGGAGGCACTGATGGCGCGGCGGGCGGAACCGGTCAACCGGCGGCGGCTGGAACTGCTCGACGCCATCGAGCAACGCCACCTCCGCGGTGTGATTCCGGCGGAGGACATCGTGCGGGCCTTCTGCGCACCGGCCCTGGAGATGCTCGGGGATCCCCAACGCCGCCACGTGTCCCGGCTGATCGGGCGCATCGTCATGGAGGCTCCGGACTCCGCCGCCATGACGCGCATCTTCGGCACGACGGCGCGACGCTTCGTGTCCGCCATCCAGCGCGCGGCCCCCCACATCACCGAGGACGAGGCGTGGGTACGCCTCCATTTCATGGTCGGCACCATGGTGTTCACGCTCACCGCACCGCGCTCGCCGGTGTGCGACCCGTCCATGTCGGTCGACACCCAGACGGTACTGGAACAACTCATCGCCTTCGCCTCGGCCGGGCTGGCGGCTCCGTGCGCGGCGGAATCCGGGAAGGAATGA
- a CDS encoding 6-bladed beta-propeller, producing MTRINLTPWARAAAGAALSLVFLLVAGVAGAGDWKGKVETVNGVKTVTSPATGFAPPATIKLPELWRLGGDTDDEDEFFGVISDIDIYANGDVYLLDSQLNEVKVYSKDGEFLRAMGREGEGPGEFRGPVAMYFTGDDKVAVLQAVPGKIVLLTLDGQPAGDGVIPKTDDGGFQLLQGGEARGGNTVLFMARTKFDQEANKWSRNGFLASVDASGKQLCEYASKDNTINMSAAEMSDVAWDTFERRWEVGQDGKVYACNSYENYEITVYNKAGGIDKVIKREYKHTARPDNEKKFMETVMGYWAQRIPNCKVTIADMNKDIDTIYVRDDGSIWVLSGTGARNLPKGTLGVFDVFNPEGQFVKTVTLQGRGDPIKDLYVFEKDRLYVVTSFVTAAMSAQGVTGLETEEEPEPMAVICYKLEGDAIAAR from the coding sequence ATGACCCGTATCAATCTGACCCCCTGGGCCCGTGCCGCGGCCGGCGCGGCCCTCTCACTGGTATTCCTGCTCGTGGCCGGCGTGGCTGGCGCGGGCGACTGGAAGGGCAAGGTGGAAACGGTCAACGGTGTCAAGACCGTCACCAGCCCCGCAACGGGTTTCGCCCCGCCCGCCACCATCAAGCTGCCCGAGTTGTGGCGCCTCGGCGGGGACACCGACGACGAGGACGAGTTCTTCGGCGTCATCAGTGATATCGATATCTACGCCAACGGTGACGTCTACCTGCTGGACAGCCAGCTCAACGAAGTGAAGGTCTACTCCAAGGACGGGGAATTCCTCCGCGCCATGGGGCGTGAGGGTGAAGGCCCCGGTGAGTTCCGCGGTCCGGTGGCCATGTACTTCACCGGGGACGACAAGGTCGCTGTGCTGCAGGCGGTGCCGGGGAAGATCGTTCTGCTGACGCTCGATGGCCAGCCCGCCGGTGACGGCGTCATCCCCAAGACGGACGACGGCGGCTTCCAGCTGCTGCAGGGCGGCGAGGCGCGCGGCGGAAACACCGTGCTGTTCATGGCCCGCACCAAGTTCGACCAGGAAGCCAACAAGTGGTCGCGCAACGGCTTCCTGGCCAGTGTCGACGCCAGCGGCAAGCAGCTGTGCGAGTACGCCTCCAAGGACAACACCATCAACATGTCTGCCGCCGAGATGAGCGACGTTGCGTGGGACACGTTCGAGCGCCGCTGGGAAGTGGGCCAGGACGGCAAGGTCTACGCCTGCAACTCGTACGAGAACTACGAAATCACCGTTTACAACAAGGCCGGAGGTATCGACAAGGTCATCAAGCGCGAGTACAAACACACCGCACGGCCTGACAACGAGAAGAAGTTCATGGAAACGGTGATGGGCTACTGGGCGCAGCGCATTCCCAACTGCAAGGTCACCATCGCGGACATGAACAAGGACATCGATACCATCTACGTGCGCGATGACGGTTCCATCTGGGTGCTCAGCGGCACCGGCGCGCGCAACCTGCCCAAGGGAACCCTGGGCGTCTTCGACGTGTTCAACCCCGAGGGGCAGTTTGTCAAGACGGTCACGTTGCAGGGCCGCGGCGATCCCATCAAAGACCTGTACGTGTTCGAGAAGGATCGCCTGTACGTGGTGACGAGTTTTGTTACCGCGGCCATGTCGGCGCAGGGCGTAACCGGTCTCGAGACCGAGGAAGAGCCCGAGCCCATGGCGGTAATCTGTTACAAGCTTGAAGGCGACGCGATCGCGGCCCGCTGA
- a CDS encoding efflux RND transporter periplasmic adaptor subunit — MNSAIIRALIPLFISVLLGFGCGKKDAASGNTDSTGTDSTSLAAVEGSMEGDAENFGQRNGGTAEADSTAKPKRERAVNVNASGAVRGDLVRPVVAEGYIRARHSAEIHAEVAGKLIRVLVEEGQAVRRGQLIVKLDDREYEMAAEESRARYLQALSLLTIEDSEIDSALVESAQATRDEFADLERLERTGKITRDERLAREIAMDIRALKDGKFRGEIAAARSGVSVARADLERARLNLERTEIRAPFDGIVSGLTLTAGEQIMLNQTICTLVDNVNIEAEVGVLEADVGKIAPGGFALLAVPALGDTFKVTVDVVSPQFDRATRTCQVLLRVKNEDGRLRPGMFARSLIAGERFDDRLLVPREAILFRDDRPLLFKVEGDRAKWLYVDVGENNDHLIEIRSVLQGGTLDPGDRVVVSDHLTLAHDAKIKVRRTLPLTDPWLQSGQGE, encoded by the coding sequence GTGAATTCTGCGATTATCCGCGCGCTCATCCCGCTCTTCATCTCCGTTCTGCTTGGTTTCGGTTGCGGCAAGAAGGACGCCGCGTCGGGAAACACCGATTCCACCGGCACCGATTCCACCTCTCTGGCCGCGGTGGAGGGTTCCATGGAGGGAGACGCGGAGAATTTCGGCCAGCGCAATGGCGGCACGGCGGAAGCCGATTCCACGGCCAAACCCAAACGCGAGCGCGCCGTGAATGTCAACGCCTCCGGCGCTGTGCGAGGCGACCTCGTCCGCCCGGTGGTGGCCGAGGGGTACATTCGCGCCCGGCACTCCGCGGAGATCCATGCAGAAGTGGCCGGCAAGCTGATTCGCGTGCTGGTCGAGGAGGGGCAGGCGGTGCGGCGCGGCCAGCTGATCGTCAAGCTGGACGATCGCGAGTACGAGATGGCGGCGGAGGAGTCGCGTGCGCGTTACCTGCAGGCACTCAGTCTTCTGACCATCGAGGACAGCGAAATCGATTCCGCCCTGGTGGAGAGCGCCCAGGCCACCCGCGATGAGTTCGCCGATCTCGAACGCCTGGAACGCACGGGCAAGATCACCCGCGACGAGCGGCTGGCGCGCGAGATCGCCATGGACATTCGTGCGCTCAAGGACGGGAAGTTCCGTGGCGAGATTGCGGCCGCGCGCAGTGGCGTATCGGTGGCGCGTGCGGACCTGGAGCGCGCCCGGCTCAATCTCGAGCGCACGGAGATCCGGGCACCGTTCGACGGCATCGTATCCGGACTCACCCTGACCGCCGGCGAGCAGATCATGCTCAACCAGACCATCTGCACGCTGGTGGACAACGTGAACATCGAGGCTGAGGTGGGCGTGCTGGAGGCGGATGTGGGCAAGATCGCGCCCGGCGGGTTTGCGCTGCTGGCCGTGCCCGCGCTGGGCGACACCTTCAAGGTCACCGTGGACGTGGTGAGCCCGCAGTTCGACCGCGCCACGCGCACCTGCCAGGTTCTGTTGCGCGTCAAGAACGAGGACGGTCGCCTGCGCCCCGGCATGTTTGCGCGCTCGCTCATCGCGGGCGAGCGCTTCGACGACCGGCTGCTGGTGCCGCGCGAGGCAATCCTCTTCCGCGACGACCGGCCGCTTCTGTTCAAGGTGGAGGGTGACCGCGCCAAGTGGCTGTACGTGGACGTGGGCGAGAACAACGATCACCTGATCGAGATCAGGAGCGTGTTGCAGGGCGGCACGCTGGACCCCGGGGACCGCGTGGTGGTGTCCGACCATCTCACCCTTGCGCATGACGCGAAGATCAAAGTGCGACGGACGCTGCCGCTTACCGATCCATGGCTCCAGTCCGGCCAGGGTGAATAG
- a CDS encoding efflux RND transporter permease subunit — protein sequence MIRFAIHRPVATSMLFLALMLVGVVSFRKIPVDLLPSITYPRLTVVTTYEDLPAEDLERLVTQPLEEVVTALTGVRRVVSRTREGVSMITIEYEWGTQMDFANLHLREAVDRVAFREDFPEAAERPVILRWDPTSRPISILALRGNAPMAELTEFAEEVVKPALQQVEGISKAEVVGGLEREVLVEPDAHKMAIYGISVEQIQSALVRSNVSFPGGRIKQGPLQMSLRIDGEYGTIDEIAATDIVRSGQSPLRVADVARVIDTTKQPEGATLLGDEPVVSLLIYKEPEANTIRVTSEVDRALGVLDDDYEDFAYTFVYRDADYVRSSFTGLVQSLLLGAVLAFGVLFFFLNNIRAPIVVGLSIPVALTVTFALLYFGKVKLNLMSLGGLSLAAGMLVDNAIVVMENINRHLETRFKARPPDPASIETRRAVADCASTGAREMANAIVASTLTTIAVFFPVVYVPGIAGAFFRDQALTVTFALIISIATALLLQPMLSARVLKLNLSGPRGPFRLFDRMFQSMYGVYHARLEAALRRPRLMVLLLVVGLAIAGVAGSQLRRTLMPERASGDLRIDVELPTGTPLEETVAAAGRLAGWVADQPGVAQVFTQAGTTERTLAAMKDYTAPNTARLRVIMQPGRGSHHASELLQAAAEARLDSLEGVRYSFRPEGVGLAEILSSEESQFSLGVVADEPEEAVAVAGEIVVALADAHRLAGLQTDRVLGTPNVVVRLDTEEILRAGLDPDAIARDVRNRIAGVEATTFNEVEKRIDIAVRFPRGEREDLSGVLASPVAVSEQSSVPLRRFVSLSEERPVRELTRRNQRRMVTIAGEARGGDVTAAWEEASAAIATLDLPPSVRIVEGGERAEIQSSFRDLMWAMLLSVALVYMILAAQFESFVDPLLIAITLPIGIAGAMVAIAITGNTINILSLIGMIALLGIAVNDAIVKTDTIRRLRADGVEAFQAIVEASRLRFRPILMTSLTTMLAMLPMAIGLGGGEQLQRPLAVTIIGGLALTTSLTLFYTPVLYMLAHRVRRPDA from the coding sequence ATGATCCGTTTTGCCATCCACCGGCCGGTCGCGACCAGCATGCTGTTCCTCGCGCTGATGCTGGTCGGCGTGGTCAGCTTCCGCAAGATACCGGTCGACCTGCTCCCGTCCATCACCTACCCGCGTCTCACCGTCGTCACCACCTACGAGGACCTGCCCGCCGAGGACCTGGAACGGCTGGTCACGCAGCCGCTGGAAGAGGTCGTCACCGCGCTCACCGGTGTGCGCCGCGTGGTGTCGCGCACGCGCGAGGGCGTCTCCATGATCACCATCGAGTACGAGTGGGGGACGCAGATGGATTTCGCCAACCTGCACCTGCGCGAGGCGGTGGACCGGGTGGCGTTTCGCGAGGACTTTCCGGAGGCCGCGGAGCGCCCCGTCATCCTGCGCTGGGATCCCACTTCGCGCCCCATCAGCATTCTGGCGCTGCGCGGCAACGCGCCCATGGCCGAACTCACCGAGTTCGCCGAGGAGGTGGTGAAGCCCGCGTTGCAGCAGGTGGAAGGGATCAGCAAGGCGGAGGTGGTGGGCGGACTGGAGCGCGAAGTGCTGGTGGAGCCCGATGCGCACAAGATGGCCATCTACGGCATCAGCGTGGAGCAGATCCAGTCGGCGCTGGTGCGCAGCAACGTGTCGTTTCCGGGCGGGCGCATCAAGCAGGGGCCGCTGCAGATGAGCCTGCGTATCGACGGGGAATACGGCACCATCGACGAGATCGCCGCCACCGACATCGTGCGTTCCGGCCAGTCGCCGTTGCGGGTGGCGGACGTGGCGCGCGTCATCGACACAACCAAGCAACCCGAAGGCGCCACGCTGCTCGGCGATGAACCGGTGGTGTCGTTGCTCATCTACAAGGAGCCCGAGGCCAATACCATCCGCGTCACGTCCGAGGTGGACCGCGCGCTGGGCGTGCTGGACGACGACTATGAGGACTTCGCGTATACGTTCGTTTACCGGGACGCGGACTACGTGCGTTCGTCGTTCACCGGCCTGGTGCAGTCGCTGCTGCTGGGAGCGGTGCTCGCCTTCGGCGTGTTGTTCTTCTTTCTGAACAATATTCGCGCCCCCATCGTGGTGGGGCTGTCCATTCCGGTGGCGCTCACGGTGACCTTCGCGCTGCTGTACTTCGGCAAGGTGAAGCTGAACCTCATGAGCCTGGGCGGTCTGTCGCTGGCGGCCGGCATGCTGGTGGACAACGCCATCGTGGTGATGGAGAACATCAACCGCCACCTCGAGACCCGTTTCAAGGCCCGGCCGCCGGATCCCGCCTCCATCGAAACCCGGCGCGCGGTGGCCGACTGCGCGAGCACCGGCGCGCGCGAAATGGCCAACGCCATCGTCGCCTCCACCCTGACCACCATTGCAGTGTTCTTTCCGGTGGTGTACGTGCCGGGAATCGCGGGGGCGTTCTTTCGCGACCAGGCGCTCACCGTCACCTTCGCGCTCATCATCTCCATTGCGACCGCGCTGCTGTTGCAGCCGATGCTGTCGGCGCGCGTGTTGAAACTCAACCTCAGTGGCCCGCGCGGGCCCTTCCGGCTCTTCGACCGCATGTTCCAGTCCATGTATGGCGTCTATCACGCACGCCTCGAAGCCGCGTTGCGCCGTCCGCGGTTGATGGTGCTGCTGCTGGTGGTGGGTCTCGCGATCGCGGGTGTGGCGGGGTCGCAACTGCGGCGCACCCTGATGCCCGAGCGCGCGTCCGGGGACCTGCGCATCGATGTGGAACTTCCCACCGGAACGCCACTGGAAGAAACCGTGGCCGCCGCGGGACGCCTGGCCGGGTGGGTGGCGGACCAGCCCGGCGTGGCGCAGGTGTTCACCCAGGCCGGAACCACGGAGCGCACGCTGGCGGCGATGAAGGACTACACCGCGCCCAACACCGCCCGCCTGCGCGTGATCATGCAACCGGGGCGTGGTTCGCACCACGCGTCCGAACTGTTGCAGGCCGCCGCCGAAGCGCGGCTCGATTCGCTCGAGGGGGTTCGCTATTCCTTCCGCCCCGAAGGCGTCGGCCTGGCCGAAATATTGTCCAGCGAGGAGTCCCAGTTCAGCCTCGGCGTGGTCGCGGATGAGCCGGAGGAGGCGGTGGCGGTGGCGGGGGAGATCGTGGTGGCGCTGGCCGACGCGCACCGGCTGGCGGGTTTGCAGACCGATCGCGTACTGGGCACGCCCAACGTGGTGGTTCGCCTGGACACCGAGGAAATCCTGCGCGCCGGCCTGGACCCCGACGCCATCGCCCGCGACGTACGCAACCGGATTGCGGGCGTGGAGGCGACCACGTTCAACGAGGTGGAGAAGCGCATCGACATCGCGGTGCGGTTTCCGCGCGGTGAGCGCGAGGATCTCTCCGGGGTGCTGGCCTCGCCGGTCGCGGTTTCGGAACAGAGTTCGGTTCCGCTGCGTCGTTTCGTATCACTGAGCGAGGAGCGTCCGGTACGCGAACTGACGCGCCGCAACCAGCGCCGCATGGTCACCATTGCCGGCGAGGCGCGCGGCGGCGACGTCACCGCGGCATGGGAAGAGGCGTCAGCGGCCATCGCAACCCTGGATCTGCCGCCCAGTGTCCGCATCGTGGAGGGCGGCGAGCGCGCCGAGATCCAGAGCAGCTTCCGCGACCTCATGTGGGCGATGCTGTTGTCGGTGGCGCTGGTGTACATGATTCTCGCGGCGCAGTTCGAATCGTTCGTGGACCCGCTGCTCATCGCGATCACCCTGCCCATTGGCATCGCGGGGGCGATGGTTGCGATCGCCATTACCGGCAACACCATCAACATCCTCTCGCTCATCGGCATGATCGCGCTGCTGGGCATCGCCGTGAACGACGCCATCGTCAAGACCGACACCATCCGGCGCCTGCGCGCCGACGGCGTGGAGGCGTTCCAGGCCATCGTGGAGGCCAGCCGCCTGCGCTTCCGGCCCATCCTCATGACCAGCCTCACCACCATGCTGGCCATGCTGCCCATGGCCATCGGGCTCGGCGGCGGCGAGCAGTTGCAGCGGCCGCTGGCGGTCACCATCATCGGCGGCCTCGCGCTCACCACCTCGCTTACGCTGTTCTACACCCCGGTGCTCTACATGCTGGCGCACCGAGTGCGGAGGCCGGACGCATGA